The following coding sequences are from one Verrucosispora sp. WMMD573 window:
- the prfB gene encoding peptide chain release factor 2 → MTAADFAEQLKELDATLRNIEAVLDLDRLRADKARLEQEASAPDLWDDQARAQQVTSQLSYVNGEIDKLGSLRSRLDDAHVLLELAEAESDSGVLTEVETEIAGLTKAIQEMEVRTLLSGEYDSREALVAIRAGAGGVDAADFAEMLLRMYLRWAERHGYPTEVYETSYAEEAGLKSATFTVKVPYAYGTLSVESGTHRLVRISPFDNQGRRQTSFAGVEVLPVVEQTDHIDIPENEMRVDVYRSSGPGGQSVNTTDSAVRITHIPTGIVVTCQNEKSQLQNKASALRVLQARLLERKRQEEQAKLQGLKTDAAGSWGDQMRSYVLHPYQMVKDLRTEQETGNPGSVFDGDLDSFIEAGIRWRKQQQLAGDRA, encoded by the coding sequence GTGACCGCTGCCGACTTCGCCGAACAGCTCAAGGAACTCGACGCCACCCTGCGCAACATCGAGGCGGTGCTCGACCTCGACCGTCTCCGCGCGGACAAGGCCCGCCTGGAGCAGGAGGCGTCCGCCCCGGACCTCTGGGACGACCAGGCCCGCGCCCAGCAGGTGACCTCGCAGCTGTCGTACGTCAACGGCGAGATCGACAAGCTCGGTAGCCTGCGCTCTCGGCTGGACGACGCCCACGTGCTGCTGGAGTTGGCCGAGGCGGAGTCCGACTCGGGGGTGCTCACCGAGGTCGAGACCGAGATCGCCGGGCTGACCAAGGCCATCCAGGAGATGGAGGTCCGCACGCTCCTGTCCGGCGAGTACGACTCGCGGGAGGCGCTTGTCGCCATCCGGGCCGGCGCCGGCGGCGTGGACGCGGCCGACTTCGCGGAGATGCTGCTGCGGATGTACCTGCGCTGGGCCGAGCGGCACGGCTACCCGACCGAGGTCTACGAGACCTCGTACGCCGAGGAGGCCGGTTTGAAGTCGGCCACCTTCACGGTCAAGGTCCCGTACGCGTACGGCACGCTCAGCGTCGAATCCGGCACCCACCGGCTGGTGCGGATCAGCCCGTTCGACAACCAGGGGCGGCGGCAGACCAGCTTCGCGGGGGTCGAGGTGCTGCCGGTGGTGGAGCAGACCGACCACATCGACATCCCCGAGAACGAGATGCGGGTCGACGTCTACCGCTCCTCGGGTCCGGGCGGGCAGAGCGTCAACACCACCGACTCGGCGGTACGGATCACCCACATTCCGACCGGCATCGTGGTGACCTGCCAGAACGAGAAGTCGCAGTTGCAGAACAAGGCCTCCGCGCTGCGGGTGCTCCAGGCCCGGCTGCTGGAGCGCAAGCGCCAGGAGGAGCAGGCCAAGCTCCAGGGACTCAAGACCGACGCCGCCGGGTCCTGGGGCGACCAGATGCGTTCGTACGTGCTGCACCCTTATCAGATGGTGAAGGATCTGCGGACCGAGCAGGAGACCGGCAACCCGGGTTCCGTCTTCGACGGCGACCTGGACTCCTTTATCGAGGCGGGCATCCGATGGCGCAAGCAACAGCAACTGGCTGGCGACCGTGCGTGA
- the ftsE gene encoding cell division ATP-binding protein FtsE: protein MIQLEQVTKTYPKASRPSLDNVSVSIDKGEFVFFIGPSGSGKSTIVKMLLHEVVPNKGRVVVNGKDVTSMRSWKRPHFRRSIGCVFQDFRLLPNRTAYENVAFALEVIGKTKAVARRVVPEVLELVGLGGKEHRYPHELSGGEQQRVAVARAFVNRPLILLADEPTGNLDPDTSIEIMRLLDRINRTGTTVVMVTHDSNIVNQMRRRVIEIESGRIVRDQARGVYG, encoded by the coding sequence GTGATTCAGCTTGAGCAAGTGACGAAGACGTACCCGAAGGCGTCGCGGCCTTCGCTCGACAACGTGTCCGTGTCGATCGACAAGGGCGAGTTCGTCTTCTTCATCGGCCCATCCGGCTCCGGCAAGTCCACCATCGTCAAGATGCTGCTGCACGAGGTGGTCCCCAACAAGGGACGCGTCGTCGTCAACGGCAAGGACGTCACGTCGATGCGGTCCTGGAAGCGCCCGCACTTCCGCCGCTCGATCGGCTGCGTCTTCCAGGACTTCCGGCTGCTGCCCAACCGCACCGCGTACGAGAACGTGGCCTTCGCGCTGGAGGTGATCGGCAAGACCAAGGCGGTGGCCCGCCGGGTCGTGCCGGAGGTGCTGGAACTGGTCGGCCTCGGCGGCAAGGAGCACCGCTACCCGCACGAGCTCTCCGGCGGTGAGCAGCAGCGGGTGGCGGTGGCGCGGGCGTTCGTGAACCGGCCACTGATCCTGCTGGCGGACGAGCCGACCGGAAACCTGGACCCGGACACCTCGATCGAGATCATGCGCCTGCTGGATCGGATCAACCGCACCGGCACCACAGTCGTGATGGTCACGCACGACTCCAACATCGTGAACCAGATGCGCCGCCGGGTCATCGAGATCGAGAGTGGCCGCATCGTTCGCGACCAGGCCCGCGGCGTCTACGGGTGA
- the ftsX gene encoding permease-like cell division protein FtsX produces MRMKYVMSEVLVGLWRNVTMTIAMIITMAVSLTMLGASGLIYTKVADMKQLYFENIEVSIFLEAEVTDEQRGAIAAQLESDPLISQATYVNKDEAFQRFQEMFRDSPDLLSAVKADQLPESYRLKLVNPEEYKTIADQYTAVEGVDQVVDQSQVLDKIFNLFTAGQNIALVAAIAMAVAALLLVANTIQVAAYSKRREVAVMKLVGASNWFIQAPFVLEAVVAGLIGSILGLGALIALKIFLFDGALSALQGLFAPVSWGEVFLTFPVMAGVGGLISAVTAWVTLRFYLRV; encoded by the coding sequence ATGCGGATGAAATACGTCATGTCCGAGGTACTGGTCGGACTGTGGCGCAACGTGACCATGACCATCGCGATGATCATCACGATGGCGGTCTCGCTGACCATGCTCGGTGCCAGCGGCCTGATCTACACCAAGGTCGCGGACATGAAGCAGCTGTACTTCGAGAACATCGAGGTCTCGATCTTCCTGGAAGCCGAGGTGACGGACGAGCAGCGCGGCGCGATCGCTGCCCAGCTGGAGTCCGACCCGCTGATCTCGCAGGCCACGTACGTCAACAAGGACGAGGCCTTCCAGCGCTTCCAGGAGATGTTCCGCGACTCGCCGGACCTGCTCAGCGCGGTCAAGGCGGACCAGCTTCCGGAGTCGTACCGGCTCAAGCTGGTGAACCCGGAGGAGTACAAGACCATCGCGGACCAGTACACCGCGGTCGAGGGGGTCGACCAGGTCGTCGACCAGAGTCAGGTGCTCGACAAGATCTTCAACCTGTTCACCGCCGGGCAGAACATCGCCCTGGTCGCCGCGATCGCGATGGCCGTCGCCGCGCTGCTGCTGGTCGCCAACACCATCCAGGTCGCCGCATACAGCAAGCGGCGTGAGGTCGCGGTCATGAAGCTGGTCGGCGCGTCGAACTGGTTCATCCAGGCGCCGTTCGTGCTGGAGGCGGTGGTCGCCGGTCTGATCGGCTCGATCCTGGGCCTCGGTGCCCTGATCGCGCTCAAGATATTCCTCTTCGATGGTGCGCTCAGCGCCCTACAGGGTCTCTTCGCGCCGGTGAGCTGGGGCGAGGTGTTCCTGACCTTCCCGGTGATGGCCGGCGTCGGCGGTCTGATCAGCGCGGTCACCGCCTGGGTCACGCTCCGGTTCTACCTGCGGGTCTAG
- the smpB gene encoding SsrA-binding protein SmpB produces the protein MPREKGRKVVASNKKARHDYAILDTYEAGMALTGTEVKSLRAGRASLVDAFAQERDGELYLHSMHIPEYVQGTWTNHEPRRTRKLLLKRLEIDRLIGKLRESGLTLVPLQVYFSDGWAKVEIGLAKGKKAYDKRQDLAKRDADREIQRAVGRRGKGMND, from the coding sequence ATGCCACGGGAGAAGGGGCGCAAGGTCGTCGCCTCCAACAAGAAGGCGCGTCACGACTACGCCATCCTCGACACGTACGAGGCGGGCATGGCGCTCACCGGCACCGAAGTGAAGTCGCTGCGGGCCGGTCGGGCCTCGCTGGTCGACGCGTTCGCTCAGGAGCGGGACGGCGAACTCTACCTGCACAGCATGCACATCCCCGAGTACGTGCAGGGCACCTGGACCAACCATGAGCCCCGGCGTACCCGGAAACTGCTGCTCAAGCGGTTGGAGATCGACCGACTGATCGGCAAGCTCCGGGAGAGCGGGCTGACCCTGGTGCCGCTCCAGGTCTACTTCTCCGACGGCTGGGCCAAGGTGGAGATCGGCCTCGCCAAGGGTAAGAAGGCGTACGACAAGCGCCAGGACCTCGCCAAGCGGGACGCCGACCGGGAGATCCAACGGGCGGTGGGCCGGCGAGGCAAAGGAATGAACGACTGA
- the mdlC gene encoding benzoylformate decarboxylase encodes MATVRDTTYDLLRALGMTTVFGNPGSTEEPFLHAFPDDFHYVLALHEASAVGMADGYAQVTGAPAHVNLHTAPGTGNAMGNIVTAWHNRTPLIVTAGQQTREMLLLEPRLTARHPTELPQPYVKWAHEPVRAQDVPAALMRAYATAVQPPAGPVFLSLPLDDWAQPADPPPQARTVATRFAPDPERLRQFAAALATSRSPALVFGAAVDRAGAWAAGVALAERLVAPVWSAPAPERTAFPESHPHFQGVLPFAIGPLADQLRGHDIVLVVGAPVFRYYPHVPGETLPDGARLLHVTDDPEEAARAPVGDSLLGDAGLTLAALTELMPPADRPPPPARAVPSPVEDSVPLSADALFAALARHWPADGVLVQESPSNLSALRRRLRFDTPGSYFTMASGGLGYGLPAAVGIALAQRDTGRHRPVIAVIGDGSFHYSVQALWTASQLRLPLVIVVPVNQQYAILKSFAELKQTPGVPGLDLPGIDVTAIARGYGCATTVVDDPDQLGEALATALRAEGPTVLPVPIRTDVPPIL; translated from the coding sequence ATGGCAACGGTCCGCGACACCACCTACGACCTGCTCCGGGCCCTGGGCATGACCACCGTCTTCGGCAACCCCGGCTCCACCGAGGAGCCGTTCCTGCATGCCTTTCCCGACGACTTCCACTATGTGCTCGCCCTGCACGAGGCGTCGGCGGTGGGCATGGCCGATGGGTACGCGCAGGTCACCGGGGCACCGGCGCACGTCAACCTGCACACGGCACCGGGCACCGGCAATGCCATGGGCAACATCGTCACCGCCTGGCACAACCGGACCCCACTGATCGTCACCGCCGGCCAGCAGACCCGGGAGATGCTGCTGCTCGAACCTCGGCTCACCGCCCGTCATCCCACCGAGCTCCCCCAGCCCTACGTCAAGTGGGCCCACGAGCCGGTCCGGGCCCAGGACGTCCCGGCGGCGCTCATGCGGGCGTACGCGACCGCGGTCCAGCCGCCGGCCGGGCCCGTCTTCCTCTCGCTTCCGCTGGACGACTGGGCGCAGCCCGCCGATCCGCCTCCGCAGGCCCGCACGGTGGCCACCCGCTTCGCTCCCGACCCGGAGCGGCTGCGTCAGTTCGCCGCGGCACTGGCGACGAGCCGGTCACCGGCCCTGGTGTTCGGGGCCGCCGTGGACCGGGCCGGTGCCTGGGCGGCCGGGGTCGCGCTCGCGGAGCGGCTGGTCGCTCCGGTCTGGTCGGCGCCCGCGCCCGAGCGGACCGCCTTTCCCGAGAGTCATCCGCATTTCCAGGGGGTGCTGCCCTTCGCGATCGGCCCGTTGGCCGACCAGCTCCGGGGGCACGACATCGTGCTGGTGGTCGGCGCCCCGGTGTTCCGGTACTACCCGCACGTGCCCGGCGAGACGCTGCCGGATGGTGCCCGGCTGCTGCACGTCACCGACGATCCCGAGGAGGCGGCCCGGGCACCCGTCGGCGACAGCCTCCTCGGCGATGCCGGTCTCACCCTCGCCGCGCTGACCGAGCTGATGCCACCGGCGGACCGGCCGCCACCACCCGCCCGGGCAGTACCGTCGCCGGTGGAGGATTCGGTTCCGCTCAGCGCCGATGCGCTCTTCGCCGCACTGGCCCGGCACTGGCCCGCAGACGGCGTGCTGGTGCAGGAGTCTCCGTCCAACCTGTCGGCACTGCGACGCCGGCTGAGGTTCGACACCCCCGGCTCGTACTTCACGATGGCCAGCGGCGGTCTCGGCTACGGCCTGCCGGCGGCCGTCGGCATCGCGCTGGCTCAGCGTGACACCGGCCGCCACCGGCCGGTCATCGCGGTGATCGGCGACGGCTCGTTCCACTACTCGGTCCAAGCGCTCTGGACCGCCAGCCAGTTGCGGCTGCCGCTGGTGATCGTCGTGCCGGTCAACCAGCAGTACGCGATCCTCAAGTCGTTCGCCGAACTCAAGCAGACGCCGGGGGTCCCCGGGCTGGACCTTCCCGGCATCGACGTCACGGCGATAGCCCGCGGTTACGGGTGTGCCACCACCGTGGTCGACGATCCCGATCAGCTCGGCGAGGCGCTGGCCACCGCGCTCCGGGCCGAGGGGCCGACGGTGCTGCCGGTGCCGATCCGCACCGACGTGCCGCCGATCCTCTGA
- a CDS encoding YqgE/AlgH family protein, with translation MQGEGQAIGGRATESMAGKLLVATPALKDPNFDRTVVLLVAHEPGGALGVVLNRATEVPVADVLRDWGDLARHPAVLFEGGPVQPDSAICLARMRAPVRRLKGFHQVSGAVGTLDLSVDPQRLRENVQSIRVFAGYAGWGTGQLEQEIEDGSWFVLDALPGDAFVDRPDDLWPMVLRRQGGMMAAVAHFPPDVALN, from the coding sequence ATGCAGGGAGAGGGGCAGGCGATCGGCGGGCGGGCGACGGAGTCGATGGCGGGGAAGCTGCTGGTGGCGACACCGGCGCTGAAGGACCCGAATTTCGACCGTACGGTCGTGCTGTTGGTCGCGCACGAGCCCGGCGGCGCGCTCGGCGTGGTGCTCAACCGGGCCACCGAGGTGCCGGTGGCCGACGTGCTGCGGGACTGGGGCGACCTGGCCCGCCACCCGGCGGTGCTGTTCGAGGGTGGCCCCGTGCAGCCCGACTCCGCGATCTGTCTGGCCCGCATGCGGGCGCCGGTGCGCCGCCTCAAGGGCTTCCATCAGGTCTCCGGCGCGGTAGGCACGCTCGACCTGTCGGTCGATCCGCAGCGGCTACGGGAGAACGTGCAGAGCATTCGGGTCTTCGCCGGGTACGCGGGCTGGGGCACCGGCCAACTGGAGCAGGAGATCGAGGACGGTTCCTGGTTCGTGCTGGACGCGTTGCCCGGTGACGCGTTCGTCGACCGGCCCGATGACCTTTGGCCGATGGTGCTGCGCCGACAGGGCGGCATGATGGCCGCGGTCGCACACTTCCCGCCGGACGTGGCGCTGAACTGA